The DNA window ttgttgggactcaacacccctctctgGATCTAGATCTTAGACTTTCAATGGAAAGACCCTAGTCATTCCAAGTTGGcggcaacatctcaagctccatcacgctgagcactggTGTCCACCAGGATTGTGTGCTCAGCACACTGCTATTCATACTGCTGACTCATATCTGCACTGCCGGACTGAGATCAAACTACGTTTGCCAATGTTACACACATCGTTGCCCTCATCAGCAACAAAGATGAGTCCACatagagaggcttgtcaaatggtgtgagaacaatGAGCTGAGCCTCACCATAgaaaagacaaaagagatgattgtggacttcaggaaggcactggtcaaccactctccattgcgtatcaatggctctgctgtggagagagtgaaaaGCCCAAAGTTCCTTGGTGAGCACATAATTGATGATCTAACCTGaacccacaacacctccacaatagtcaagaaggcacaactTTCTGAGAAGATTGAGGTgtgcaagcccccccccccccccgtccccattctaacaactttatACAGGACTAGTGTTGAGAGAGTCCTGTCTAGCTGCAGTATTGTGTGGTAAAGAGGCTTCAAGGCATtggactgcaagaccctacagatGATAATAGAAACCACTGAGGACATCACCAGAGTCTTCCTCCCCACTTTTGGTAACATTTCCTGGGAGTGTTGTAGGTGAAGGACCTGTTGCGTTATTGAGGATCCCTAGCATGCATCTGTCAATCTCttttgacccactactgtcaggaagaaGAGACATGAGCATCAGGGGTAGGACCACCAGTCTGGGTAACAGCTTCCTCTCCCAAGTTGTGTGACTAATGAATATCCtgcctgccaccaccgaggtctcattACTAGGCTAGATAGCTGTTTATTTTTTACCTGTGCAGTGCTCTacgtgcattttgaattataatttattaacttatttgtggtaatattttgtttttacgtgctgtgtgtgatatatgttatGTAGGTGCcccgtggtccagaggaacattgtctcgtttAGTTGTGtctatgtacagtcagatgacaataaacttgctaTTGTTGGCGAAACTCAAATAAAAACAGATCCACTTAACAGGATTCTTTGACACAAAAGCATCAGCAATAAACCTTAAGTAgctgaagtttttttttcattttagtgAAACAGAACTGAGACATAGGCTAGGGCGGTGGTGTTTTTGTGgtaacaaagaattccacatCAGGTCTAAGTCTTGGACTCTGTTGTTGATCCATTTCCTTCCAAGTAAGCTCTCCCAAAGCGATTGAGAAATAGTATTAGAGGTGCACAAAATAATAATTGGATCAAACCTGTTGGATCATAGTATTCATAATTAGGGCCATCGGAGGAAGTGTTTCAAAGCACTAGGGAACGACTTGTGTTTCAGATATGGGCAGCAGTTCCTTTTGGGATCAGATGTAGTTTATGCAGTCATGTACCACAGTCAAATCTTTACCTGTTGTCCTTCCCGTCCTTAACAATACAGTAAAGCTCAAtgtgttattatcaaagtgcatatagtcaccatatacaaccctaagattcattttctggtgggcatactcaataaatccgtgataaaataataatagaatcaatgcatCACAGCACCAGCTTGGGAATTCAACCAGTGTAGAAAagacacaaattgtgcaaatacaaaaagaaataataataaatattaagaacatgagatgaccagtccttgaaagtgagtccataggttatgggaacatatCAATGATGatgtgaagttgagtaaagttaccccctttggttcacgagcctgatggttgaagggtagtaactgttcttgaacctggtggtgtgagtcctgaggctcctgtactttcttcctgatggcagcagtgaggagagagcatgaccTTGCTTCCTGGGCAGTGttggtccctgacgatggatgttgctttccagtAACAACATTTTGTGTAGATGAAATTATGACAAGATTTTTGTTATGGCAAGATAAAGTTTGAAACATAAGGGGTTCTGCAGTATTTAAAAGGACATGATATTACAGTCTAATCTTTAGATATAATCCTTGGTCTAATCTTTGTCTAGGAGGAAGCAAGGAGAACAGCTCTGAAAGAGAGAGCAGAGCAAACTGTGAACTCTGAGGACCTCAAGTGGGATGATGAAGGTATAGAACTCTTTTGATAATCCTCTTAAAATGTTTTTGGAATAAATTAAAGTAAATCTCATCTCATACAAAAACAATTCAGAAATAAGAACTTATATACAATCCTAGGTAATTTAATCACAGGTAAATTAAACAATAGTTTCAGCTGTATAATTATCTTCTAATCCATTATgacagaatcaggcttaatatcaccagcatatgttgtgaaatttgttaactttgcaacagcagaataatgcaatacatgataaatacaggaaaaaaactgaattacagtaaatatactgtatatatctgTATTAAATagctaagttaaaataagtattgcaaaaacagaaataaaaaaaatagtgagttagtgttcacgggttcaatgtccatcagaaatcagatggtagaggggaagaagctgttcctgaatcactgagtgtgtgccttcaggcttctgtacctccttcttgatggtaacagtgagaaaagggcatgtcctgagtggtgggtgtccttaatgatgggatgctgccttcctgaggcatcgcTCATTGAAGATGTTTTGAATGCTATGacagctagtacccatgatggagctaatttTACCAGTTTCTGCAACTTCAATCTTGTGCAATAGctcccaccacccctccccccataccagacagtgaggcagcctgtcggaatgcactccaccgtacatctgtagaatgtATATGTATATCTGTAATATTTTAATGTATGTCAATGAAGGACAACAGTTGGCTTGTTCAAGCTTGTTGATATTTTCAAGATTGAACTAATAGTCTTTCCCACTAATTAATTCAACTATACCAGATAAATCCGTAGAATTACTCATTAGATTATTAGTGTTTCTACACATCTGATGAATCTTTCAGGTAATATAAACAAAGGCAAAGTAGTGGTATTAACATAAAGACTGTTCATTAACACCACAATAAGCCATGAAAAAAAATGAGAAATGTGATCCTTTAACTTTTGTTTTTTTGCTTAGATGAATTTGATACCTCAAGTATAAATGTTGGTGCTGAAGGCAGACCAAATTATAGAAATCTAGAAACTGAAGACAACAGCTTGAAGCCAAGAGGAACTTCCGAAAGATCTGAACCTGGTCTAGGCATCACCATGGCAAGTCTACCAGAAGGCACATCGCATGAACCCCAGCAATTTGCAAAGCTTTCTGTTTCAGGCAATGAAAGAATCAAATGCCAAACCTTTGTGGGGGAAGCCAGGAAAATGTCAGAACCGTTACTGAAAATTGAAAGAACGCAGGGGTGTAAAAGTTCTTCAAAAGAAGAAGGAATTCATAATGAAATGTTTGAGAGCAAATATACTGATCTGGCTGCTTCGGACTCTGCTGAGTGTCCCCTCTCCTCTTCTAACCCAAGAACCATTGAGAATATGCATTCACTGTCTAACATTGGCCAATATTCAAAATTACTATTTGATTATAGTGTCAAAGAATCAACTTTAGCAAAAGGTGAGATTTTCTTTAACCATATCAAACTGCATTTCAAACATATTTATTTTCCTACAGGATTTTTCTGACAGTTTTTACTTTTTTCCTCTTGTAGTTTTATTTTGCTGGACACCTGTCATTGTGTCATATCTGGGACAGGTCCTAACTTGGGGTTACACTTATAGCCTGGTGGTGAGTTGCAACAGGCACTTGGAGAATGATTTAAACTGCACTTTTTCCAATTTAAGCTGCACTTTGCACAAAtgcaagacattctgcagatcctggataTCGTATGCAacgctcacaaaatgctgggggagctcagcaagtcTGATGACCCCCTACATCAGCACGCTTCGTACAAGCTGAGTTGCAAACCCATAGTTTCTGAAGAGCAATGGGTTAGTTAATGCTAAATGATTTTTCTCTCAGCAGGTCAAATTCTGGGATTGATTCATACAGCTCTGTGACTCGGCTCAATGAATAATCAGAAAAGCAGTTTTATTTCCAATTCTGTGCCAAAATTTTTGTTCTTAAAATCTAACATTGGTCATCAGTAGTTTAGTTACTTACTCAAGcctatcacccctactggggcttAGACTGCTGACTGCAGCTCGCCAGAGTATATGGTTCTagaccagtctttcaagttgtccccaggtggaGCCCATCTTCAAAggcccttcctctcccagggatggggACTTTGGAGCTCCTGTTGGTATTTCTGTAGTACtgagtttttatgggatggggtatACAAGCCCATTGCTCGAtcttcctcctttcacagccaagCAGAGTTCATCAGTAGATTATCAGTTGTTTAAATCCTTATCCAAACCTCACTTACTAGTACAGCTTCTATAACATAACTTGTCAGTTTTATTTTTATTAGATATACCAGAGTTATGATTTAGTTCTTCTATTGCAGCACCTTAGCTGTATAATAAACTGTTGTTTGCTGTACTTATACAAAAGGAAAATGCCAAGAttttggaaacctgaaataaaaatagaaaatgcttacTCATTCAGACAGTGTCCATGAAGAGAGAGGCAGTATTAACCATCAAGTTGACAATCTTTGATCACAACTGGGAAAAAATGCAGAGTGGGAACAAATTTTAAGCACATACAAGAGGAGGGAAAGAAAGGCAAAGGACAAAGATTACAGGAAAAGTGCTGATAAATTGGAGGACAGAAAATATTAATTAATGATGGGGTTTTAGAGCAAAGGGACAGAGGATGGTTCTGTGCAAACTGTTTTCTCTGTGAAATGCCAGTTCCATTTGGAATTCTTCATGTAATGAAGCAATCCATGTTTGCAAGCAGAAAGGCTTGGGTAACAGCATGGACCAATGGATTTGCCCTTCAGGTGCCAGGCAGATCACTTCCTTTCAGAAAGTGTTTGACAATCTACCCTTGACATATGTATTATGACATTACTTTTGCCAACTTTCCATTATGAACATCCTGTGGAAGTATTCCAatatgtttatccatggcctcctctatggttgtgatgaggccacactcaggttggaggaacaacaccttatattccatctgggtagcctccaacctgattgcatgaacatctagtaatgcccccaccccaccttcaccattacccatccccctttccctctctcaccttatttccttgcctgcctcttctttcttccatggccttctctcctctcctatcagattccctcttcttcagtcCTGTAGCTctgtcaccaatcaacttcccggctctttacttcaatcctccccctcccagtttcacctatcaccttgtgtttcccttcccctccccgcaGCTTTTAActctattcctcatcttttttccttcAGTCctcctgaagggtcttggcctgaaatgttgaccgtttactcttttccatggcctggcctgctgagttcctccagcattttgtgtgcgttgcctggatttccagcgtctacagattttctcttgtttgaaatacAACGATGGATGGTTATGGGGATGAAGAGCAGCAACGCTGGAAGACAACTTGCATGAGAACCTGTAACAATAGTTACTTTTCAGCATTGGCTGACCCTGCCCACAGTTTTCCCACCTAAACCTTTCATTCTGTTTTTCCTACCTTTGTACTTCCATTTCTATACCGAGTGTTGGTTTTGTGTATAGCACAGCTGTACTGTAACCAGGCGTGCATTCTGTGTTCATTTTAGATTCAATTCCATCTCACACACCAGAGGACATGAATTTGggtaggtgggggtggggggggggggtaagtgcATAGGCGTGGTTGttttttcacactgagagtgggTGCCTAGGATGTGTTGTCTGGAGTGATAGTGGAGGCAAACCAAATAGAAGCATGCCAGAGTGAGCGTGAAATGGAGGtgtatgggcattgtgtaggctgaggTGATTAGGGGGCATGGCATTACTAGTTTCGTTAGTTTGGCACGTTATACGTTAACCCTTGTGCCAtacagttctgtgttctatgttttaatgtGTACATTTTCATTCTTGGCTCAATTATACTGACCTCAAGCCAGCATATATCAAATATTCCCTGTTTGCTTCTGGGTGTCTGATCAGTCCAAAAGTCCAGACTCATTGTTAGTGTTATAACCGAAGCATAAAGGCACGTTACATTTCTCTTTGTCCCTAATGTATCAAATCCGTTAACACACTAATGCTTTCATAAAGATtcagttgtggaggataatgtgttggatgcggaggctggtggggtggaatgAAAGGTTGCATCCTGGGAAAGATGTGGCAGAGGCAAAGAAACTGACAAAAAAGAATcgtatttttacaggagatgggatgggaCGAGGTATAGTCCAGAAAACTGTGGGTAACTTGTTGGCTGATATCTCTGTGATTTTCATGGGAGCTTTACTGATTATGGTTGTGACTACTGAGTTTCTATTTCAGCTCATGACTTTATTTCTGATGATTATTTCAGTCTTGGATAATATATTGTTTTTTATCCCTGCCTTTCATTCCTCCAATGCTATCTTCCAGTTCGTGTTTCTCCTAGGTGGCGCTGCTGCTCAGGCACAATGATGCCTTTACACAGTTGTGTATGACTGAGGTAAAATTGCCAGAGGACAGTTGAAATTCTGCTTTTAACAAGTTGCAATGTAGACCAGCCTCTGACAATGACATGAGTTTCATAACATATTTCAGTTCAGATACATGCTAAAGGCCAGAACATTTCCATGTATTACTGATCACTGTTAAGAAAATTTTGTTAAAATGTTATGTCTGTGTTTATGTGTACATAATAAAATGAAATTATTAAATTGAGATGGTGCGAGAGGGCATGAGAGGTTGGCCTCATAAACATTTTTAACTCTACCTGAAATCCTGCCTTTGACTGTTCTTTATAGAAAAAACAACTTACCTTAAACCTGATCAATTACCAGATGGTTGAAAGGGTGCAGTTTAAGAggaaaagattaaagattaaaacATCGGTccaaaaaaaaaatgaccaatgtTTTTAAATCAAAATGTAAAATAATGTTATTCTGTAAAAGGTTTGAAATGATGCACCAGGAGTTTAATAATGGTAGTCCCCTTATACATAGAGTTTTTCACTTCTTAAAATACATTTCTTTTAGAAGTGACAGTGAACTTGAATAtgctttgatcttgtgcagttaaAATAGAGAAAAATGGATAATTTACTTGAGTTAGGTGGTACAGTAacatagcggttagtgtaacaTTTTGCAGTGCTAGTGATCACCGATCCAGGTTCCATTCCAGTcactaaggagtttgtacattctccctgtgaccatgtgggtttcctacagttactccagtttccttccacaatccaaagatgtacaagttagtaAATTGTAGGTATGCTAAGTTGATGCTAGAAGTGGGCAGCACTTGTGGGTtgtgccagcacatccttagactgTCTTGGTCATTGACGTAAATGACTCATTCCACTGTATGTTCTGAATTTTAGATGTAAACTTAAAGTTTATCATTAAATCTTTGCAATTTATACTGAGCAGTCCTGAGGAATTCTAAACTCAGGTACTCATATTGACATTGTCAAAAGCTCAAATCTCAGAAATAAAACCTATCAGACATTAGAAATAACCTGAAAAGTGTAATGACAACTTTAAAATAATACATTTTTTGAGGCTTCTgatggtcagggtcaaccatggaaaTTGCATCTTAGCTGTCCAGAGAAGCAAGCGTGGACAGTACAAGGTAGAAAGCTGTctcccatgtagcaggctccccctctccacgcatctgatgaactcaAAGGAATAGCAGAGATCGATACAGTTTGCCACCAGCTGCATCGCAGATTTTGGCAGTCAGCATTGAGCTCAACCTAGGCCTCCTCTAGGGACTCTAGCTctggtttactcccgaagccctcCCCATGAGTGGGCATAACCACAAGGCAGCGAGGGTTTCCCTTCAGCTAGATGAGCTGGCAAACACAGCTCATCCAGGATTTCGCCCTAAGCAACTGGTTTTATGGCCCCAGTAACCCAACTTTGTTcctcctcctgtcagtagaaacagttccgcagggcttagtagctaagccagtgCAGAACAATATGCACTTTAAATAAAACTTTTTACTTTTCACAACAAATAATTATCAAAAATCAGAAAGTAATATTTATCAGATGTCTGGACATGTGTCTTAAACCTGATACCAGTGGCACTAAGTTTTGGTAGATAAGCAGGCAGTTCAGTGTGGAGTTCTTTCAACAGACCATTACAAGTGCTGTGTATATTTGTGTGTTCTTCATTGCCTAGTAAGATGCTAGAAAAGCTGATAACAACACAGTTCTCACAGTGGTTGATCAAGAACTGGAAGAATCAAAGCATTTTTATAGTAATGGATGGTAACGACTTTAATCATATTACCACTTCATACTCATGTATGTGTGGGATGATAAAGAAGAAATATAACTATTTTGTAATTGTTTTCGgtgttaggggtgaaaggtggaGATATTTGATTTGAGAGGTCAATGTGCTTACAGTACATGAAGTAAATGGAGATTTTATTAAAATCTTCAAAATAGGTTAGGGTGGGTAATGTGCAAAAATTATTTTCAAGCAAGTCCATGTTGCTATATGACTTCCTCAATGAGCCCATATATAAAGGAGTGTGCAGGTTAGAAATTGGCCATTTCACGCACTGttggaaaaaagaacaaaaatgtaATGTACTTGAGATTCTCAGCAAGGTCTATGAAAAGTGGAAATGACATAATGATTCTGCTGTATTAGGGTGTATTATTGAGTTGGGGGATATAGCAACCAATCATCAAACATGAACATGggttgtagattgaatttaaaatgcagccctgaacaataGTTTTCCTGGAGCTGTGCGCTGGAGTTGATTGTATACCAGACAATACTGATTaatattcattttgggtgtctggagtgtgggtacAAAGGAGGAGGTATTCAAAGGGAGCATTGTAGGTACACTGTAATTATAGAATTGTcatgctgttacctttgatctttagcatataaaaatgtcaagTAATATTGAGTCGTGAGACTTTGTTCAAGTTGCAACAGGTGCATGACCTTTTTTACAGAACTAAGCTATTACATGGTTGTTAGGGGTTATGACATTGTATTTTGAAAGGCCTTTTAACAAACTAGAATATTAGAGAACAATTGGAAGCTTTTCTCTGTAATAAGATAGTGAATTGTGTCTTTATGTTtctttttattcatttacagaaAGCACTGCAAACTCTGTTGAAAACTGTGATGAAGACCTTGATCTAGATATGACTGAAGAAGAAATCCAGATGACTTTATCCCGAGCTGAAGACTTGGGAGAGGTGCTTGCTTTATTCTGCAATGTCTACGCATCTATAGATTAGGTGGCCACTAAACTACAATTAAAACTATTTTCCCTTATTTTGCAGCTTGAGATCGAAGAGTGGGAAGATTGGGTATGTGAACAGAAGTGAAATCTTTTGGCTCCTTTTGCTACAATCTATAGAGTTGGTTGCAAAAAACGCATTTGTAACCTACACAATTGATTGCCTTTTCCTGCATTCAGCATCATGGTAGTCAAGTTTACTACTTTTTATGAATAATTGTCACTTTTAATTTATTGTGTAGCATTCTGCATCATGGTAGTCAGGTTTACAACTTTTTATAAATAATTGTCACTCTTATCGTGGAGCTTTATGAGGTAAGAAGTATATaaaacattaaatttcatctataGAAGTAAATGGTAGCCTTGGTTATTATTTTTATACATCAGCAGAAAAAATATGAactttcttttttaaattttcaggATTATTATATAATATTGTGGAATGCTGTAAGTGGgctggcacggtagcgtagtagttagcacaatgctttacagtaccagcgaaccctggttcaattcccactgctgcctgtatggagtttgcatgttcaccccATGGTTTTCCTTGGggcgctccaatttcctcccacaatccaaagacatacaggttggttgttgcaaattgtcccatgactaggctaGAATTAAGTCCGTGGATTGCTGGTTGGCTTGGCTTGGAGGGCCAgaattccacgctgtatctcaataaaaataaaataactttGATATGCATACATATGGGAGAGCCATCATATTGTTCTAAACCTTATTAGCTAACCTTTTGTGGTGAAGGTAGCAGCCTTCTGCCATCACATCATGTAACTGATGGCAACTTCAGTACTTTGAACATGGGCACATGAAAATTGGTGTCAGTGGTCTATACCAAGCAGATGACTGGGCTCCTCATGGGCCTTAACGTGTGAGAGAAAACATGGGTTAAATCTCCTCTACTTGTGAAGGACTCTCACCACATAGTTTGCACTAGGTCTGAAGAGGGGCAAATAGTAGTTCTTAATTTAAGTGAATGGGGAGCTTTATTTTATGCATCTTAATTAGAAATActtccttggttttattgacattgagtaagaggttgttgttaggacaccactcagccacattttcaatctccttcctgtctGCTGATTCAGCCCA is part of the Hemitrygon akajei chromosome 9, sHemAka1.3, whole genome shotgun sequence genome and encodes:
- the LOC140733709 gene encoding BSD domain-containing protein 1-like isoform X2, which gives rise to MADNWWGSWIHQNVAKAKAKVEESSEGCHSVSKGLSSFLGAISEAFAPVVEESHTPHVSTVKDIQLKIGDSYDGVKVRLCNLQADPATYCAKPDEQYNVWMSGFNLESEKFTISKLLVDRTEIRDLYTKLVPSEVAHNDFWCRYFYRVHQLHQEEARRTALKERAEQTVNSEDLKWDDEDEFDTSSINVGAEGRPNYRNLETEDNSLKPRGTSERSEPGLGITMASLPEGTSHEPQQFAKLSVSGNERIKCQTFVGEARKMSEPLLKIERTQGCKSSSKEEGIHNEMFESKYTDLAASDSAECPLSSSNPRTIENMHSLSNIGQYSKLLFDYSVKESTLAKESTANSVENCDEDLDLDMTEEEIQMTLSRAEDLGELEIEEWEDWVCEQK
- the LOC140733709 gene encoding BSD domain-containing protein 1-like isoform X1, with amino-acid sequence MADNWWGSWIHQNVAKAKAKSAKAVELLKCDLAEFRQVIQNDTVSTIAATALAFKEKLNVEESSEGCHSVSKGLSSFLGAISEAFAPVVEESHTPHVSTVKDIQLKIGDSYDGVKVRLCNLQADPATYCAKPDEQYNVWMSGFNLESEKFTISKLLVDRTEIRDLYTKLVPSEVAHNDFWCRYFYRVHQLHQEEARRTALKERAEQTVNSEDLKWDDEDEFDTSSINVGAEGRPNYRNLETEDNSLKPRGTSERSEPGLGITMASLPEGTSHEPQQFAKLSVSGNERIKCQTFVGEARKMSEPLLKIERTQGCKSSSKEEGIHNEMFESKYTDLAASDSAECPLSSSNPRTIENMHSLSNIGQYSKLLFDYSVKESTLAKESTANSVENCDEDLDLDMTEEEIQMTLSRAEDLGELEIEEWEDWVCEQK